The sequence TGTTCAGCAGACAGGGCTGTCCCGGCCGGAATGAGATAAAGCGCACGCGGCGGCAATTAATAAATTAATATAAAATAATATATTGTTATGTAATAAATAGATTTAAATTGTAGTCAAATATCATAAACCCTGCCGATGGTCATGGAAATTCTTGATTATGATGTCATAATACTGGGTTCCGGCCTTGGAGGACTGACGAGTGCAATTCACGCGAGCCTTAAAAGTGGCAGGAAACTCAGAATAGCCATCATTACCAAATTGCACGCCATGCGCAGCCATTCGGTTTCAGCAGAGGGCGGCATTTCGGGCGTTCTGTATCCTGATCTGAACAGCGATTCCAAGGAGTTGCATGCTTACGACACGGTGAAGGGTTCGGACTATCTCGCAGATCAGGATGCGGTGGAACTGCTGGTTGAAAGCGCACCGGGGGAAATCAGATTCTATGATCACATTGGAGTCGCCTGGAACAGGGATGATGCAGGACACATACAGCAGAGGCCGTTCGGCGGAATGAGTATTCCCAGAACAGCATTTGCAGCAGACAAGACAGGTTTCTTCATGATGAGAGCGCTGTATGATGAGATTACAGGGTTTGAGAATGTGCATGTCTACCATGAACATTTTGCCACAAAGATGTTCATGGATGGAGGCAGATTTGCGGGGCTTTTCGCAATTGACCTTGCAACGACTAATTACAAGCTCTTCACCGCAAAAGCCTGTGTGATTGCAACCGGAGGATTCTCAAGAACATATCAATTTACTACTACGGCGCATTCAAGCACTGGTGACGGCATTGCTATTGCTTACAGGGCGGGACTCCCTCTCAAGGATATTGAATTTGTGCAGTTCCATCCGACAGCGCTGGTACCCAGCGGAATCCTCATTACTGAGGCCGCGAGGGGGGAAGGAGGCTACCTGAGGAATAACAGGAACGAGCGATTCATGGAAAAGTACGCTAAAAGCAAGATGGAACTGGCCCCAAGAGATATTGTCTCGCGCGCGATAGTCACCGAGATAAGAGAAGGAAGAGGCTTTGTCCATGAGGAGACAGGCCTGAAATACGTTCATCTTGATCTCACGCATCTTGACAGCAAACTTCTCGATGAGCGGTTGCCTATGATTCGGGAACTGGGAATAAAGATGCTCAACATTGATCCGCATCGCGAACCTCTTCCCATCAGACCAGCTGCACATTTCACAATGGGAGGGATACACACAAACACGCGCGGGGAAGTCATGGCTGAGATTTCAGGCAAAACGGCTGGCGGGCTATGGGCAGTTGGTGAGTGCGGATGCGTTAGCGTGCACGGATCCAACAGGTTGGGCAGCAATTCTCTGAGCCAGTGCTCGGTCTGGGGAAGATTGGCAGGAAATGCGATTCCTGAATATGTTAACAGTGCGGGCGGCGGCTACGACAGGAAGAAACTCATGGTGGAGGCGGAGGAGGAAGAGAGGAGGATCAACGGACTGATCGAAAGGAAGGGTAATGTGAATCCATACGAGCTCCAGACAAGACTTCAATCAACAATGGACGAACTCGTTTATGTTTACAGAAAAACATCGGATCTTCAGAAGGCGCTTGCAATAGTGAAGGAGTTGAGGAAACAGTATGCGGACATTTATGTTTCAGACAAGGGAAGGACGTTTAATGCAAATCTGAGAGATGCCCTCCAGATTGAGAATCTGATCGATCTCGCGGAAGTA comes from Candidatus Sysuiplasma jiujiangense and encodes:
- a CDS encoding succinate dehydrogenase/fumarate reductase flavoprotein subunit, encoding MEILDYDVIILGSGLGGLTSAIHASLKSGRKLRIAIITKLHAMRSHSVSAEGGISGVLYPDLNSDSKELHAYDTVKGSDYLADQDAVELLVESAPGEIRFYDHIGVAWNRDDAGHIQQRPFGGMSIPRTAFAADKTGFFMMRALYDEITGFENVHVYHEHFATKMFMDGGRFAGLFAIDLATTNYKLFTAKACVIATGGFSRTYQFTTTAHSSTGDGIAIAYRAGLPLKDIEFVQFHPTALVPSGILITEAARGEGGYLRNNRNERFMEKYAKSKMELAPRDIVSRAIVTEIREGRGFVHEETGLKYVHLDLTHLDSKLLDERLPMIRELGIKMLNIDPHREPLPIRPAAHFTMGGIHTNTRGEVMAEISGKTAGGLWAVGECGCVSVHGSNRLGSNSLSQCSVWGRLAGNAIPEYVNSAGGGYDRKKLMVEAEEEERRINGLIERKGNVNPYELQTRLQSTMDELVYVYRKTSDLQKALAIVKELRKQYADIYVSDKGRTFNANLRDALQIENLIDLAEVIIEGAVRRKESRGAHAMEEYPERDDKNWLKHTIAFRTRDGVRIAYLPVTLTKWKPEKRVY